The Pseudomonas sp. Marseille-Q3773 DNA window CCAGGTGGCCAAGCTCGAACTGCTTCTTCCCCGACTGCAGCATGATGAAGCCGACCACCAGCGTGACCGCACCCACGATCAGCGCCGCCAGCCATGGCTGGACCACCAGGGCCAGCGCATAGACCGCGGCCAGCAACAGCATGATGAACCCCGCCAGGATCACGATCGCCCCAGCCGCCACGGCTGCAGTGCCAGCCTTCAGGGTGGCCAGGTTGTGCTGCAGCTCGGCCTTGGCCAAGGCCAGTTCCTTGGTAAACAGCTCAGGCACCTCACGCATCAGCTGACGCAGCAAGCCACCGATGCCGACAGGGTCGTCAGCCGCTGCATGCAGCCCAGGGGTAGTGTGTAAAGGATCCTTGTTCATCATTCGCCTCCTTTGAGCGGGTCACGTTCGAACGGGCTGCCACTGACCGGCGTGCCGGCACCGGGCCCGATCGGGTCGACCGGGGTATAAGGTTCACGGGTGGATACGTCACTGCCCCGGTCGGGCATGACTGGCTGCGCCGGCTGCGGCTCGGTGAAGCCATGCTCTGCTACCGAAGAGGTACCCGCATGGGTATCGCTGGCACGCATGAAGCGTGAAATGGCAAAGCCGACAGCCACGCTGCCGGCGAGGAACAAGGCCGGGTTGCTCCGCGCCAGCTGCGCACCGCGTTGCAACAGGCTTTCGGCGCTTTCGTGGCGCACCTGTTCGGCAAAGTCACCCATGCACTCCGCCGCCTGGGTCAGGTACCGCGACAGGCCAAGGCTGTCATTGCCTTCCAGGGCCGCTGCGGCCGACCGTGCGCCTTCCTGCAGGGAGTCGAGCTGGTCGGCGGCACTGTCGCGGTAGTGCTCCAGCTGCTCGCTGCCTTTCTGCCTGGCCTCACCCAGCAAGGCCCCGGCTTCTTCGCCAATTGCATGTACGTGGTCCGTGTTGCGGTCGGGCGGAGAGGTCGAGCTTTGATCGGTCTTTTCCATCATTACGTCCTCGAAGCGGATTGTTGGACAAATGCCGGATTTCTGCAGGCATCCCATTCGAGGGACGTAGCCATGTGTCGATGAGTTCACTCGTGATGATCTGTGACATTTGCCTGCCCGGCCAATGAATCGCGCGCCTGTAATCCAGGCTCCGTGCATTGGCGCACGGGCTTCATTGACGCTGGTAATCAGCGCCAGCAATGGACTTGAGGAACACGCGGTCTGCCAGCCGCCGCAGGTCACGACACTGCTCCCAGGACACCAGGCCGAGGCGGCTCATCTCTTCGGCCTGACGGAGCAGTTCGTCGTAATGGCTGCTGGGGCAGTTACGCCGTCGCTCGACATCGTCGAACAGGCTGAACCAGCGGTTGATCGCCTCGAGCCGGCGCTGCTCCACGCTGATCTGCCCGCTAAGCGCATTCATGTTGGCCGCCCTCCACTGTTTGTCAGTCGAGCCCTGACGACGGAACAGGGTTCACTCGAACGCGTTCACCGAGGCGCCGGGTTCGCCACTGAATGATTCCACCTGAACTTTCCCTCTCCCCCTGGCTTCCCCTGCATAGAGCAGCATCAACACCATCCGCCATTGCAGGAGCTGAACCCATGAGAGCATTGACATACCACGGGGCCCAGGACGTCCGGGTCGACAATGTCCCTGACCCGGCCATCCAGGACGAGGACGACATCATCCTGCGGGTCACCGCCACCGCTATCTGCGGCTCCGACCTGCACCTGTACCACGGCAAGATTCCGCAGACCGAGCCCGGCGATATCTTCGGCCACGAGTTCATGGGCATCGTCGAGGAGACCGGCCGCGGCGTCACCAACCTGCAGGTTGGCGACCGTGTGGTGATCCCCTTCGTGATTGCCTGTGGCAGCTGCTTCTTCTGCCAGCTCGAGCAGTTCGCCGCTTGCGAAACCACCAACACCGGGCGTGGCGCGATCCTCAACAAGAAGAGCATCCCGCCAGGTGCGGCGCTGTTCGGCTACAGCCACCTGTACGGCGGCGTACCCGGTGGCCAGGCCGATTTCGTACGGGTGCCCAAGGCCAACGTCGGCCCGTTCAAGGTGCCCACCGCCCTGCCCGACGACAAGGTGCTGTTCCTCTCGGACATCCTGCCCACGGCCTGGCAGGCCGTGACCAATGCCCAGGTCGGCCAGGGTTCGACCGTGGCCATCTATGGTGCCGGCCCGGTCGGCCTGCTGAGCGCGGCCTGCGCACGCATGCTTGGCGCGCAGACGATCTTCATGGTCGATGACAACGACTACCGCCTGGCATTCGCCCGCGATGCCTACGGCGTGGTACCGATCAACTTCGAGCAGGATGACGACCCGGCCGACAGCATCATCCGCCTGACCCCAGGCATGCGCGGCGTGGATGCAGTGATCGATGCGGTCGGCTTCGAGGCCAAGGGCAGCACCACCGAAACGGTGCTGACCACGCTGAAGCTCGAGGGCAGCAGTGGCAAGGCGTTGCGCCAGAGCATCGCCGCCGTGCGCCGTGGTGGTGTGGTCAGCGTGCCAGGGGTGTACGCCGGTTTCATCCACGCCTTCATGTTTGGCGATGCTTTCGACAAGGGCCTGACCTTCAAGATGGGCCAGACCCACGTGCAGAAGTTTCTACCCGAACTGCTCGAACATATCGAGGCCGGGCGCCTGTCGCCCGAGCTGATCGTCACCCATCGCCTGGCCCTGGAAGAAGCGGCCCTGGGCTATCGGATGTTCGACCAGAAGCAGGACGACTGCCGCAAGGTCATCCTCGTGCCGGGCGCTGCTGCCGGCACTTTGGGGCCTGACCACGCATTCGCCGGGAGCCTGCCATGATCGATCCGGTAACCGGCATGCGGCCGGGCGAGCGGTACAGTGTGGAAAGCCTGGAGCGGGCGCATCAGTTTCCCGGCTTCTTCCTTGACGGCAAATACTACCTGGGGCCCGAACTGCTGACCGCCGTCGGCTGGCTCGAAGGGCAACGGTTCATCTACGACGCGCTCGATGCCACCGGCGAACCGGTGTTTCCGGGCCGTGCGGCCGGCGATATCAAGGACCTCACCTTGACCCTGGTCGACGGCACGCGTCTGCAGTTGACCCCCATCGATGACTGGGCAACCGAGGGCGATCGGCGCAGCCTGCCGGGCGGGCGCCCCAAGCGGCCCGACAAACCTGGCTTGCTGGCTATTACGGCCATGCTGCTGTTGGCTGGCTGCGCACTGGCCGCACTGCGCCGTAGCCGGAACTGAGCCAGTACGGGGCCTTCTCGCCCAAGGCCCCTGCGCCCAGAGCGGACACCACCTCAAGCCAGCTGAATGAACACCGCGTAACCACCCAGCACGATCCAGAACACCAGAAATATCCACGGTGTGCGCAGCGAAAACAGCAATGACTTGCGGTGCCCCGCCTGCGAGGTTTCGGCCTCGCTGAACAGTGGCGACTCATCATAGGCCAGGCCCATCAACGGCTCGCTGCGCAGCAGGTGGCTCTGTTTCAGTTGCCAGTGCTCGATGATCTTGTAGGCGGCCCGGATGCCCGGCCAGGCATTGAGAGAACTGAGCACCCCGAGCAAGGCGAGAAACGGCGGCACGATCAGGGTGAACATCTCGCCCCAACTCTGGTTCAGGTTGCCCATCGACGATACGAAGGCAATGACCAGAAACGACTGGGCCGCGAGGTAGGCGTCGGTGCGATTGGCAAGGATGCTGGTTTCATACTGGATCTCATGGCGGTAGAAATCCAGCCGCTCCTTTGGCGAGCCGAACATGCGGGCGTTGTGTTCGTCGATTTCGTGCTCGGGGGTAGCGGGAGTGATGATGCGTGGCACAGTGACTCCTGGTAGGTGAGAGTGACGTGGACTGCACAGGGTTCATTGATCGGCTAAGGCACGTGTGGGGGCAGGTTGACCTGCGAACACCGGCGCAGCCGGTGCCATGCAGCACCTCCCCACAACGACCGCACTGCCGCCCCGCCGTGCTATCCCTTGCTGTGTTCAGGTGAAGATGGCCCACTGCCGCGCTTGATGCCGCGTGGCCCGAGCACACCCCAGATGGCCAGGCCGACAACCGGCAGGGCCAGC harbors:
- a CDS encoding phage holin family protein, translated to MNKDPLHTTPGLHAAADDPVGIGGLLRQLMREVPELFTKELALAKAELQHNLATLKAGTAAVAAGAIVILAGFIMLLLAAVYALALVVQPWLAALIVGAVTLVVGFIMLQSGKKQFELGHLAPDRTLHAMQQDKDTLTRKLP
- a CDS encoding zinc-dependent alcohol dehydrogenase; the encoded protein is MRALTYHGAQDVRVDNVPDPAIQDEDDIILRVTATAICGSDLHLYHGKIPQTEPGDIFGHEFMGIVEETGRGVTNLQVGDRVVIPFVIACGSCFFCQLEQFAACETTNTGRGAILNKKSIPPGAALFGYSHLYGGVPGGQADFVRVPKANVGPFKVPTALPDDKVLFLSDILPTAWQAVTNAQVGQGSTVAIYGAGPVGLLSAACARMLGAQTIFMVDDNDYRLAFARDAYGVVPINFEQDDDPADSIIRLTPGMRGVDAVIDAVGFEAKGSTTETVLTTLKLEGSSGKALRQSIAAVRRGGVVSVPGVYAGFIHAFMFGDAFDKGLTFKMGQTHVQKFLPELLEHIEAGRLSPELIVTHRLALEEAALGYRMFDQKQDDCRKVILVPGAAAGTLGPDHAFAGSLP
- a CDS encoding short chain dehydrogenase — encoded protein: MIDPVTGMRPGERYSVESLERAHQFPGFFLDGKYYLGPELLTAVGWLEGQRFIYDALDATGEPVFPGRAAGDIKDLTLTLVDGTRLQLTPIDDWATEGDRRSLPGGRPKRPDKPGLLAITAMLLLAGCALAALRRSRN